One stretch of Callospermophilus lateralis isolate mCalLat2 chromosome 11, mCalLat2.hap1, whole genome shotgun sequence DNA includes these proteins:
- the Wnt9b gene encoding protein Wnt-9b: protein MERCTCDDSPGLESRQAWQWGVCGDNLKYSTKFLSNFLGPKRGSKDLRARADAHNTHVGIKAVKSGLRTTCKCHGVSGSCAVRTCWKQLSPFRETGQVLKLRYDSAVKVSSATNEALGRLELWAPAKPGSPTKGLAPRPGDLVYMEDSPSFCRPSKYSPGTAGRVCSREASCGSLCCGRGYDTQSRLVAFSCHCQVQWCCYVECQQCAQQELVYTCKR, encoded by the exons ATGGAGCGCTGCACCTGTGACGACTCCCCTGGCCTGGAGAGCCGGCAGGCCTGGCAGTGGGGTGTGTGTGGTGACAATCTCAAGTACAGCACCAAGTTCCTGAGTAACTTCCTGGGGCCCAAGAGAGGAAGCAAGGACCTGAGGGCACGGGCTGATGCCCACAACACCCACGTGGGCATCAAG GCCGTGAAGAGTGGCCTCAGGACCACCTGTAAGTGCCATGGCGTGTCGGGCTCCTGTGCCGTGCGCACCTGCTGGAAGCAGCTCTCACCATTTCGTGAGACGGGCCAGGTGCTGAAGCTGCGCTACGACTCCGCCGTCAAGGTGTCCAGCGCTACCAATGAGGCCTTGGGCCGTCTGGAGCTGTGGGCACCTGCCAAGCCAGGCAGCCCCACCAAGGGCCTGGCACCCCGGCCCGGGGACCTGGTGTACATGGAGGACTCCCCCAGCTTCTGCAGGCCCAGCAAGTACTCGCCGGGCACAGCGGGAAGGGTGTGCTCCCGGGAGGCCAGCTGTGGCAGCCTGTGCTGCGGGCGCGGCTATGACACCCAGAGCCGCCTGGTGGCTTTCTCCTGCcactgccaggtacagtggtgctgCTATGTGGAGTGCCAGCAGTGTGCACAGCAGGAGCTCGTGTACACCTGTAAGCGCTAG